A region of the Geomonas subterranea genome:
GGCCGGATCCACTACGGCAAGTCTGACCGTCACTAACAACGGAACCCAGGTGGGTACGGTGACTTTTGAAAATGTTACCGATGCGACTGCTTTATTGAATTCTTTGATCCACGATGATCCTAAGATTCACTAAAATTCAGTAACTGGTTCAGCCAGGCTGCCGCGAGAGACTTCTTTCGCGGCAGCTTTTTTTTACCGGAGAGTGGTCCTCCATATGTGCCACCTTAGTTGCCGTTCATTCACGTGCAGGATTCGCTTGACACTCCCGCCGCAAAAAACTATAGCTATAACCTCCACTTCACCCAACCTTCTCCCGCCCTGACCGGGCACATCGGGGAAACATGTACTGGGAATCTTTCGGCTTCAAGGAAGCACCTTTCGCGCTCACTCCTAACCCGTCCTTTCTGTTCCTGAGCTCTCCGCACCAGGAGGCTTTCGCGCACCTGCTCTTCGCCATCGAGAACCGCGCCGGCTTCATCGAACTCTCCGGCGAGGTCGGCACCGGCAAGACCACCATCGTCCGCACGCTCTTAAACCAGCTCGACCCGGAAACCCACCGCACCGCGCTGATCTTCAACCCGATCCTCTCTCCCTTGGGCTTCATGAAAGAGGTGAACGCGGAATTCGGCCTTCCCACGGAAGGGAACGAGATCCGCGACCTGCACGCGGCCCTCAACGCCTACCTGCTCGAGGAGAACCGCGCGGGGCACACGGTGGTGCTGGTCATCGACGAGGCCCAGAACCTCGCGGTGGAGGTGCTGGAGCACGTGCGCCTCATCTCCAACCTGGAGACCGAAAGCGACAAGCTGATCCAGATCGTGCTCGTCGGACAGCCGGAACTGAACGCGCTCCTCGCCCGGGACGAGCTGAGGCAGCTCGACCAGCGCATCACGGTGCGCTACCACCTGAAGCCGATGTGCTTCGAGGACACCTGCGCCTACATCCGGCACCGGATCCGGTTCGCCGCCGAAGGGAGGGAGCCGCTGACCTTCTCCCCCGGCGCCTTCAAGCGCATCTTCAAGTTCTCCGGCGGCCTGCCGCGCCTGATCAACGGGGTGTGCGACCGCGCCCTGCTGCTCGCCTACACCCGCGAGTGCAAGGAGGTCACCCCCGCCATGGCGTCGCTCGCCATCTCCGACCTGCGCAAGGAATCGCCGCGCCGGCGGCGGGCATTGCAGGTGAGGGCGCTGTCGGCCGCGCTGGTTTTATGCGTCGCCATCATCGCGGGCTTTTCGGCAGTGTCCTTTCATCTGCTCCCCGAACCGAAGCAGGAAACAAAAGCGAAGAAGAAGGAGGGGGACAAGAAGGTCCCTCCCTTGTCGGCCGAGGCTGCGCGCCAGGCGATGGCGGCCCAGCCCGAACAGGAAAACCTTTACGCCGCAGTGAATGCCGTTATGGACGCTTGGCGGGTGCAGCGGGTCGAGCCGGTCCCGGGGCAACCCGCGAACCTGCGCACGCTGGTCCGTCAGCGCGGGCTGGTCGCGTCGAAGTTTTCCGCCAACATGGAACTCCTGGCCCGGCTGGACGCCCCCGCGCTGCTTCACATCACGCTGCCGGGGGGAGCGGAACGTCTGGTCGCCCTCGTGGGGGTGGATCAGGACGAGGTCGATGTCGTGCCTCAGGTCGCGGGGCGCTCCCGGCTCACGCGCGCCGAATTGGCGCAGCTTTGGAGTGGCGGGACCACGGCCGTCTGGAAGGATTTCCACGGCATCGCTTCCAGGACCAGGGGCACCGAGAAGGCTGCCGGGACCAGATCCCTCCAGGGGCTCCTGAAGCAGGTGGGGTGCTACGACGGCCCGCTCGACGGGAGCCTCAACGAGACCACCAAGGGGGCCCTTGCCGAGTTCCAGCGCCGGGAGCAGCTGACGGCGGACGGCAAGGTGGGGGCGCAGACTCTCATGCTCCTTTATCGCCGCGCCGGTGGCTTCTTCCCGCCGGGGGTGGCGCGGACCAAGGGCAACGACGGCAACCGGACGGGACGGATGTGACGATATGAGCCTGATACTCGACGCATTGAGAAAGATGGAACAGGAGCGCAGGAGCCGGCGCGGGTCCGCCCAGAACCTCCGCCCCGAGGTGCTGCGCTACCGCCTGGCGGCCCAGCCGAAAGAGCCGCGCCGGTTCCCGGTGGCGGTAATCGCGGGCGTCGTGCTGCTTTTGGCCGGCGTCGGCGCGGGATTCCTGCTGAAGGGGCATGCCCCGCAACCGGCAGCCGAAGCAACCCTCGCCCCCCCGACGCCGGTCGCCGCGGCGCCGTCCGCAGCCCCGGCCGTCACGGTGCCCCCGGCCGCCACCGTCGCACCACCGGTTCCGGCCGACGTCCCGGTTCCCGCGCCCGCTGTCGCACCGGCCGTTGCCGATAAAGCTCCGGCTGCAGTTCCCCAGCCGGTTGTGCCACCCGCGAGGAAGTCCTCCCGGGCTGCCGCGGCCCAGTTCGCGCCGTCCGCTCCCCCGCAAAGCGCGGCCCAGGAGCCTGCCGCAGCCGCGGGCGCACCCCAGGACATCACCATCTCCGGCATCGCCTACCAGGACGAGCGGCGGATGAGGCGGGCGGTCCTGAACGGGATCCTGGTCGGCGAGGGGGCCGAAGTCGGCGGCGCCCGCGTGCTCGAGATCAAGGAAACGAAGGTGAAGCTCTCGCGCGGCGGCCGCGTCTTCGAGGTTCCCTTCTCCTCCGGGCTGCAATCGCGTTAATCCCGGCCTGCACAGCCGGCCCCGGCTGCAGCGCCGTGGCCGGTCATCCCTGTTCCCAACTCCCCCGCGCACCACACCGGGAGCCCCGATGAAAGAACGATCACCAGCTGAGCATCCCGTCGAAAGAATTTCCGGCTCCCTGGAAAGGGTCACCTTCCACAGCGAGGAGACGGGCTTTTGCGTGCTGCGGGTGAAGGTTTCCGGGCACCGCGACCTGGTGACGGTGACCGGGAGCGCCGCGTCGGTGACGCCGGGAGAGTTCCTGGAGTGCACCGGTTCCTGGCACAACGACCGGACCCACGGGATGCAGTTCAAGGCGGAGCACCTGAAGGTGGTGCCCCCCACGACGCTTGAGGGGATCGAGAAATACCTCGGCTCCGGCATGGTGCACGGCATCGGCCACCACTTCGCCAAGGTGCTGGTGCAGGCCTTCCGCGAGGAGGTCTTCGACGTCATCGAGCACCGCCCGGAGCGGCTTTTGGAACTGCCGGGAATCGGCCGCAAGCGGATGGAGTCGGTGGCGGGCGCCTGGGTGGAGCAGAAGGCGATCCGCGAGATCATGGTCTTCCTGCAGTCCAACGGCCTCGGTACCGCGCGCGCCGTGCGCATCTACAAGAGCTACGGCAACGAGGCCATCTTCAAGGTGACCGAGAACCCGTACCGGCTCGCCCTCGACATCCACGGCATCGGCTTCAAGACCGCCGACGCCCTCGCCGCCAACCTCGGCATCGCGCGGGACTCCATGATCCGGGCGCAGGCAGGCGTCCGGCACGTGCTGCAGGAACTCTCCGCGAGCGGGCACTGCGCGGCCGCCCGGGCCGACCTGGCGCAGAGCGCCGCCTCCCTTCTCGACATCCCCCTTGCCGTCATCGAAGCCGCCATCGACGCGGAGATCACGGAGCAGAACCTCGTGGCCGAGCCGATCGCCGGGCGCCCCTGCGTCTTTTTGGCACCGCTGCATCGTGCCGAGGTCGGGGTCGCCGCCGCCCTGTCGCGCCTCTCCGGGGGCACCCCCCCCTGGGGCGGCATCGTCGCGGAAGAGGCCATCCCCTGGGTGGAAAGCCACAACGGCATCACCCTTTCCCCGTCGCAGCGCGACGCCATCCGGCTTGCGCTGAAGAGCAAGGTGGTCGTGGTGACCGGTGGCCCCGGGGTGGGCAAGACCACGCTGGTGAACAGCATCCTGGCCATCATCCGCTCGAGGCACCTCAAGGTGACCCTGTGCGCCCCGACCGGAAGGGCGGCCAAGCGGCTCACCGAATCGACCGGGATAGAGGCGAAGACCATCCATCGCCTGCTGGAGTTCGACCCGCAGAGCTTCGGCTTCAAGCGCGACCGCGACAACCCGCTTCCCACCGACCTCCTGGTGATGGACGAGGCCTCCATGGTCGACGTGGTGCTGATGAACAAACTCCTCCCGGCCGTCCCGGACCATGCGGGACTCATCATCGTGGGCGACGTGGACCAGCTCCCCTCGGTCGGCCCCGGCAGCGTCCTCGCCGA
Encoded here:
- a CDS encoding AAA family ATPase — encoded protein: MYWESFGFKEAPFALTPNPSFLFLSSPHQEAFAHLLFAIENRAGFIELSGEVGTGKTTIVRTLLNQLDPETHRTALIFNPILSPLGFMKEVNAEFGLPTEGNEIRDLHAALNAYLLEENRAGHTVVLVIDEAQNLAVEVLEHVRLISNLETESDKLIQIVLVGQPELNALLARDELRQLDQRITVRYHLKPMCFEDTCAYIRHRIRFAAEGREPLTFSPGAFKRIFKFSGGLPRLINGVCDRALLLAYTRECKEVTPAMASLAISDLRKESPRRRRALQVRALSAALVLCVAIIAGFSAVSFHLLPEPKQETKAKKKEGDKKVPPLSAEAARQAMAAQPEQENLYAAVNAVMDAWRVQRVEPVPGQPANLRTLVRQRGLVASKFSANMELLARLDAPALLHITLPGGAERLVALVGVDQDEVDVVPQVAGRSRLTRAELAQLWSGGTTAVWKDFHGIASRTRGTEKAAGTRSLQGLLKQVGCYDGPLDGSLNETTKGALAEFQRREQLTADGKVGAQTLMLLYRRAGGFFPPGVARTKGNDGNRTGRM
- the recD2 gene encoding SF1B family DNA helicase RecD2 codes for the protein MKERSPAEHPVERISGSLERVTFHSEETGFCVLRVKVSGHRDLVTVTGSAASVTPGEFLECTGSWHNDRTHGMQFKAEHLKVVPPTTLEGIEKYLGSGMVHGIGHHFAKVLVQAFREEVFDVIEHRPERLLELPGIGRKRMESVAGAWVEQKAIREIMVFLQSNGLGTARAVRIYKSYGNEAIFKVTENPYRLALDIHGIGFKTADALAANLGIARDSMIRAQAGVRHVLQELSASGHCAAARADLAQSAASLLDIPLAVIEAAIDAEITEQNLVAEPIAGRPCVFLAPLHRAEVGVAAALSRLSGGTPPWGGIVAEEAIPWVESHNGITLSPSQRDAIRLALKSKVVVVTGGPGVGKTTLVNSILAIIRSRHLKVTLCAPTGRAAKRLTESTGIEAKTIHRLLEFDPQSFGFKRDRDNPLPTDLLVMDEASMVDVVLMNKLLPAVPDHAGLIIVGDVDQLPSVGPGSVLADIIDSGAVATVRLTEIFRQAAGSRIIVNAHRINRGELPLRDEGKELADFYFIPAATADDIHGKLLQVITERIPKRFGFDPVRDIQVLTPMNRGGLGTGSLNAELQGVLNGKAEPRVTRFGTGFAPGDKVIQTVNNYEKEVFNGDIGRIVEVRQEEGTLSVDFDERLVEYQFGELDEVSLAYATSIHKSQGSEYTAVVIPLSMQHYTMLERNLIYTAVTRGKKLVVVIGEPKALAMAVRTSKSQRRMTDLARRICSAPAE
- a CDS encoding general secretion pathway protein GspB → MSLILDALRKMEQERRSRRGSAQNLRPEVLRYRLAAQPKEPRRFPVAVIAGVVLLLAGVGAGFLLKGHAPQPAAEATLAPPTPVAAAPSAAPAVTVPPAATVAPPVPADVPVPAPAVAPAVADKAPAAVPQPVVPPARKSSRAAAAQFAPSAPPQSAAQEPAAAAGAPQDITISGIAYQDERRMRRAVLNGILVGEGAEVGGARVLEIKETKVKLSRGGRVFEVPFSSGLQSR